CCACATGGGCCAGGGGTAGAAGACCCCAGCCCCAGAATCAGGGAACAATCCACCTATTTTGTTATTATCTGCACCTTCTTATGAAAAGTATGACAAATGGTCTCAATCTTGGAAAGAACTTAGAAGAGTTTTGCCTGACCCATGGTAAGTATCCAATAAATGGTAAAGGTACATCAATCACCAGACTCTCTCCTCAGCCAACTTAAAGCCTATCAATTTCCTATCTTGGCCTCTGGACAAGGTACCATTTCTCCTCAATCCATAATCagatttgcaaaatgaaaactcCAGAACTGGGACAAGAGCTtgactacagaaaaaaaaggggCCTCagagtatcctttttttttccttctttacatacacttaaaaaaaaaatcctctcccACACCCCCCTCTTTTCTCCCTTATATATCTTCTAACTTCTGCCTCCTTGGTAAAAAGCAGTCCATTTAGAATCAAGTCTTTCAGTTTCTAGGGAAATGATACATATTCAAGGAAGATCAGAAAATGTATCTCTATGAAACATCAGGGAAGGTCTACTATACCTGCAAGTAACTGTTTCCTGCTGGATCATCCATAATAAAGTGGGCCTTCATGTTACCTTCGATGATctaaaggagagagagaacacagcAAGTAAATTTTACATAACCCCTGGTAAAAAAAAAGGCTatgtcgggggaggggggagggatagcattaggagatatacctaatgtaaatgactagttaatgggtacagcacaccaacatggcacatgtatacatatgtaacaaacctgcacgttgtgcacatgtaccctagaacttaagtataataaatatatataaataaaaaaagaaatgaaataaatgaaagtaaagaaaaatttttaaaaaaagaggctaTGCCTGCCAGACAAGAACCAACCCAATTTATATTACGGAATCCCCAAAAGTTTTAAGAATTGGTGAAATTAGGTAGCTCTGAAAGTAGAGGGGAAAGGTTCTAAAATAAGGACTGTTAGAAAAGCCAACATCAGCAAGCTGTGGACTAGGGGGTGCTGGCCCAGTTGAAGGTAGAGGGAAAGGAATCAAGAACAAGTAGGTTGAATGAATGTAAGCTTATGGGAAACAGAATACATACACACCCCAGCCCCCTTCCCACAGCTCTCAGAACACTGCCAGCCAAGCCTTTACCCTCAGGCCAGGAAATGGAACAGCCACAGTCATTTAACCTCCTTGTTCTTGAGTCCTTTCCCTCTACCTTCAACTGGGCCAGCACCCCCTGGTCCACAGCTTGCTGATGTTGGCTTTTCTAACAGTCCTTATTTTAGATCCTTTCCCCTCTACTTTCAGAGCTACCTAATTTCACCAATTCTTAAAACTTTGGAGGATTCTGTAATATAAATTGGGTTGGTTCTTGTCTGGCAGGCATAGCCTCTTTGTCTGACTAGCCCAAGAGGAAAGACCTAACAATTCTGGCATTGGAGGCCACCTCAGCAAAACAGCTAAGTTAAATTCCCCTGTAATAAGCCCCATGTCAACAAGGCTCACCCCCCACTCAGGTCTTTAGCCCGCTACTTGTAAGAAGACAATCAATGATTATCAGACATCTGAGCAAAGCCCTTAACACTGAAAGATGGGAAatcaaatggggaaaaaaaggatgcaaggagaataaaatgtcaaaaaagatCCAACATCAGTATCAATAAGtgctatataaactgcatgctgaaaaaattttaaaaataataatcctcaagaagaaaaaatactacaTCCTTAAGACAggatgctattttttaaaaagctccttggaaaataaaagttttagtgGAAATGAAAACCTCAATTGAAGGGTTGGAAAATAAAGTTGAGGGAATCtcccaaagaacaaaaaaaccaagaaaccaaaaataggaccaaaaaaaagagtaaattataGAAGACCAGACAAGTAAGTCTAATATCTAAAACCCAGGAGTTttcagaaagaacagaaaaaaaaaaaatcagaaaaaagataATCTTCAATAGAATAATTCATGAAAGCTTCCTAGAACTGAACCACATGAGTTTTCCAGACTGAAAAGATACATCTACCAAGTGCTTAGCCCAGTGGGTGAAAATTGACCCACACCAAGGCACACCCTGAAATTTCACATCAAAGGAAATGAAGAGATCACGAGACTAGGTCACATATAAAAGACCAGCAATCAAATGGCTTCAGACTTCTCAATAGCCAAAGTGGAAGACTGTAGTGCAATGTCTTTACCAAATTGGAAGACCATAGTGCAGTCTTCGAAATTctgataaaaaattatttctatcctAGAATCGTATTCCCAGCCAATAATCACTCTAGTGTGATAACAGAATAAAGACATGTTCAGATGTGGAAGGTCCCAGAAATTTTATTTCCCATGCACTTTTTCCCAGGAAGCTACTGGAGAAGATGCTCTAACAaaataagggagaaaaacaagaaagaagacatGGAATATAGAAAACCAGaagagggccgggtgcggtggctcacgcctgtaatcccagcactttgggaggcccaggcaggcagaccacgaggtcaggagttcgagaccagtctggccaacatagtgaaaccctgtctctactaaaaatacaaaaaattagccaggcgtggtggtgtgcgcctgtaatcccagctacttgggaggctgaggcagcagaattgcatgaacccgggaggcggaggttgcagtgagccgagatcacgccactgcactccagcctgggcaacagaacgagactctgtctccaaaaaaaaaaaaaaaagaaaaccagaagaaGAATCCCCAACATGATGGTTAGATGTTCAAAAAGTGGCAAGACATGAGCATGCAGCCTCTTGTTCACTGGAGCCCCAGGATTCTAAGTACTGACTAGCCAGTGACCTCTTACCTGGTCCATCTTCTGGCTAAACTCCTGTAGTCCCTCCGTCTGTCCAGGATTGGAACTGTCGCCCAGTGTGAAAGGATTTTTGGTCACCTGCAATAAATGATAATCCAAACTGTGTGAATACTGGCTTTATATTTGTTAGGCCTGACCATAAACTAGGCAGGGGGTGACAGTAGGTGCCCTGTCAGGGAAACTTGGTTTCCATTTAGCCCACACCACCTTTCTGACCAAGGCATCACTCCTAGGAGTCTATGGGATAATGTGCCAAGATAACAAAACTGGCAatgtaaaacaaaattgaaacatGTTCTTAGAATATGACCTCTGATACGAATTTGgagaagaaatgcaaagaaaaagtacaatttacaaatacaaaatgcCCAACAGAGAATCAAGTGAAataattcatcaagaagataaaTATTTGGGCTAAGTCAACCCATACATGTATGTTTTTTATGTTGGGAAGTTTTAGGTGCTAGAAGGACCCTCATCCCCTAACTTTACAGTAAAATAAATGACTTATCCAAGACCACAAAATAACTATAAAGTCCCAAAGTTAGGCCTGGAATTTCCATTCAACATTTCCCATAAACTTGTCTTCACAATCCAAAGTAATATTTAAGTCTCTTAAACCAGCTTTACGGCAAAGAAACCCACAGTTACCAGCACCGAAAATTAGGATGTCTGAAGTCTTCCAGTCCCTCTTCACACAGCCAAATTGCTCAAAGGTGGTTTACACACTTCTCAGGTGACTCACCAGTTCCCGGATGTCTTTCAGCAGCCCTTCCAGTGTGGTGAACTTGCCCCCGAGGACGGCCATTCCCAGTTCAAATTCTAGCTCTGGGATTTCCACACTGCAAGTCTCAGACTGTGAGATGAGAGGTCAGTTTAAGCTTTAAGTCAGAAGCAAAGAAAGCCAACCAGAGGCCTCCTGCCCAATTAATACCAGCAGTGATAGACTGCGGACAAGGGCagctgcctcagttttctctgacTCCCTTGTTAAAGCTTGAGATTCACTCCTGTCCATCTGAACCACGGGAATAGATCCAACTTAATAAAGGGAAACTCAGTCATAGCTTCGAGCTGTCAGGTATCCTGTCACTAggggacagacagagaagaggacCCAGATAGACACTGGAGGCCAAAAAGCTACCAGGTCATCAGAAAGAGCTAACAGGGTCGCCTTCTAAACCTGCAATTCCAATCTTAGATTAATTCCCTCTGCTCAGGGGTCCTCAAAGCCAGGGAAGTAGGAGATACCTCATGTCCCTGAACGTTATTTCTAAAAGACAACTTCCCCTAGATAGAGACAGTTTATCTAACTTATAAGGATGACAGTGACTTTCCCAAGCAGACTGTTACCTTGAGGAGGTCTCTGGTCATATCTGAGGCATCTGTGATGTGGAGGGTGATCCTGGTGCCCAAGGGTTCTACTGCTCCTCCAGATTTCACCTGCATAGATAACAGTCAGGAGCAACTGAGAGAAGACCTGAGCCTCACTTGGTACCCAGGAGACCTGGAGTGTAGGCTTGGACATCCAATCAGTTAGGCCCATTAATAGCTACCAAAGAAAGAGCCTTCTAAACAGCAGTCGCCAAACCAAAAACACCAAGAGCTGGCCAGGAACAGTGCCCAACCCTGGTAACATGCCAAAACTTATCCCAAATTGCCAATAAACTCTgaatttaccttaaaaaaaaaaaaaaaagactcttggGGTTGAAAGAGACTTTTAAGCATTTATTGCAGTCCTTTCATCCACTGCATCCAATGTGTGGGTCTCCTTTATAATATTCTGGTTAAAGAATTTAATTAGCTTATACTCAGATACACTCAGGGGAAGGGAATTTATAATTCTCCAAGGCAGCTCATTCTATTTTCAGACAGCTCTATTGAGTTCTTCATTGTGAAGTCAAAGTCTGCCTCCCTGAACTTCCACACCTCTGAGGAGTGGGTCAAAAGACTTCTCTCTTCCATATCATCAACCTTTAATATGTCTTAAACAAGTTATAGAATCTCTAACTCTTCTTCTCTAGGCTAATTCCCGTTCCTTCTAGGGCTCCTCACCCTACACTAGACCTAAGAAAAAGACCCAAGCTACTCTACACCCCCTGCCCCCGAGTACTGAAGTACTTAGGAAGAATGATAGTTAAAAGGGGGTTACCCTTAAGCTAGTCTTCTTCCCAAATAATGGCGCCCACCCACCTCATTGGTCCGATGCCCACAGTTCTCGCAGTTGGTAGCCATGATGATAACCTCCTTAAAGTGAGGGATTTCTGGAAAACGGAGTTAAGGAAATCTACTTCCAGGCGAACAAGACCACCATCTGGggaaaaacaaagccaaaccCCACACAAACATATGCTGGTCCCAGAACTGCAGGAAATATTCACAAGAGGCAGCCCACAGAGTCCTCCAGAAGAGGGCAAGTTCCCAACCCATGGCGATCCCTGTTCACACATTTGAAGGCATGGCTcaggtcacacacacacagtctagtGACCATGGCCTAATTTTCTCTTTGAACACAAAACCCAAGGTATACAGTCTAATCAAAGATAATATCTTCCTTATCACTGGGTATAAAGCATGTGCTTTCCTTGAAAGGGATGCTCCCAGCCTGATTATAATCTTCATGCCTGAGTCAGATGAAGAGCAACCCAACTGCTTGGCAAAAGATACGTACTAGCTTCATGTTGGTCTGAGCCGGGGCATTGCATTCTGGGCAGTTTGTGTTGAACTGGAGCACCTGCAACACAACATGGGGACAAAGGGTGAGCCCTCTCAGATGGGATGTTCAGGCTAAAGACACTCAGTTGGTATGCTGGTGGTCATCTATGTGGGTGACAAGACAGATGCTGAACAGCATCAGTCTCAGCCCACAACTCTGCTCCTTCCTCACCAGTAGCCAATGTGACTCACTTCATTTCTGAGATCTTCCTCTTCTGGCTTCTCTGCTGGTGCTTCTTCCTAAAATAGCAAAGATGCACGTCGCAAGTTGGCAGGTATACCTCAGCGTCCCCAACACCCTGCCCTGGAGTGGGAGAAATGCTCAGGTGCCACCTCATCAGTTATGTCAAGTGCCACCTCATCAGTTAGAGAAACCACAAAGTAAAGCCCCAACCAAAGGAAGAACAGGACTTAAGATAGGATCACAGCCACTGCCATCCTTTCTGTGAAGTTTACCCAAGTCCTGGACATAAGCAAGATGAGAAGCACAAACATGCTGAGATAGGGCAcacagagcagcagcagcaaaataAGTTCCACTGACTCCAAGCAATCCAGAGTGCGCGATAATTCCAGAGCATTCTTCTGGATCCTTCAGTCCACTTACTTGGAGCCCCAGCATCTCTTCCTGCTGTCGGGTCCGGTTGTAGTGTGTGATCACCAGGGCATCATCTTTCTGAGGAGCATGTGGGTTTTCCACAAAACTGTTCCCTGAGGGATCATCAATGATCTAACAAATGGGAGAAGAGAGAGTCATTGCAAAAGGAAATCATAAACAATCCTACATCACCTACTATCAGACCACGCAGGCATCACAGTGGAAAATCCCAGCAGTCTTAATGGTCCCTCCTCCCCTAATCAAGGGCAACTCCAGTCTCTCAATACTCACCAGAGTGAAAGGGGAGGCTACTTGCTTTAGCTCCTTCAGTTTGACAATGAACTCATCAATTCTTTCAGCTGTAGCATCTTTGTTTGCCTGCCATGAACAGAGAGTAAAGCATCAGCCCTGGTGGTGTACCTTATGCCCTGCCCCTTGTCATGCCCATGTTACTTCCATTAGGAAGTCACCACCTATCTCAGTGTGAGTGGAAACAGAGTGACTCAGGCTTCACAATGAGATGTAGCAAACAAGCCTGAAGTTGACGGGTGGTGACAGgtgagcctcatttttctcactCATTCAACCATTTAGCCCAGGCACTCATGCCATGTTAGAGATATAATAGTAAATATATCAGTCCTCTCATGGGACTCCCCAGCCAATTAAGGAGACAAATAACTAAAGATGCAGTTATAATATATTACTTCTGTCATAATAAATATAAGATGCAGTGGAATACTCAGGAAACACAGATAACCCAAGGGGATTAGGAAAGGCTCTTCAGAGGTAATGTTATATTGTCTGCAGTTATAATATATTACTTCTGTCATAATAAATATAAGATGCAGTGGAATACTCAGGAAACACAGATAACCCAAGGGGATTAGGAAAGGCTCTTCAGAGGTAATGTTATATTGTCTGATGAGGCCTGAATATATACTGAGGGAGGGAAGTGGAAAAGACAATAATTATAACATATGCAACATCCTAGCAGCTCCAGCACCACCATATGCTTACCCAGAAAGTTTCCAACACTTAGTCAGAGACTCTTCAGACACATGGGACACTCTATATAAGCAATTATTCCTTGAGCTGCTACAATCAGAAAACCCCAGCTTACCCTTCGTGCAGGCTGGTCCTGCTCCAGGCCAGAGATAGCACGGGTGATCAATCCTTCAACAGTGGTCAGAGCTTGTGAACAAGAACAAAAGACAAGTGTGACTTAGCCTTAGCTCTGCTATCAAGTCCCTGTATGACCCTGGGCAATTCACTTGAACTCTCTGggtcttaatttcctcatctgtaaaatgagaaggcCAGGTGCAAGGTTCTATTCATGTCTGATAATAGTGATGCTAAAATTCTACAATAAACACACTATGGTATTACTATTACTTTCTACCATCTCGAGCTGTTTTACCTAAGCTTTCCACTCATGATTAACTAATGAAGATCACAATGATTACATGGTAGAACCCATACACAAACCATTAGACCTGGCACCAGGGGGTTTTGCAAGAAAGAGGGTAAGATTCTAGCTACATGCGAACAGCCCAAATACTCTGATCTTAAACTTACCTCCTTTCTGGCTAAAGGCAGGAATTTCAAAATCTAGCTCAGGAATCCTTGTGGCAGCAGAGTCAGTCTTCACCACTTCTCTGTTCATGTCCTGGGAAGAAAGGAATACGTTCAGTACAAAGAGACTGCAGAACAGCTTCTCCTCAAGTAATAACCAGACCGTCCCCTTCCATCAGACCGCAGCCCAGCTGTCTCTCCCTCTCGCCACTCCACAGGGTCCAGACTGCTCCTTTCGAATAGTACAGGTGGTGTGAGCCAGGCTGTCCAAATGGTGAGAATACTATTCCTAACAACTACTGCTCATTTCATACCCTCAGACaac
This genomic window from Pan troglodytes isolate AG18354 chromosome 9, NHGRI_mPanTro3-v2.0_pri, whole genome shotgun sequence contains:
- the ZPR1 gene encoding zinc finger protein ZPR1 (The RefSeq protein has 1 substitution compared to this genomic sequence): MAASGAVEPGPPGAAVAPSPAPAPPPAPDHLFRPISAEDEEQQPTEIESLCMNCYCNGMTRLLLTKIPFFREIIVSSFSCEHCGWNNTEIQSAGRIQDQGVRYTLSVRALEDMNREVVKTDSAATRIPELDFEIPAFSQKGALTTVEGLITRAISGLEQDQPARRANKDATAERIDEFIVKLKELKQVASPFTLIIDDPSGNSFVENPHAPQKDDALVITHYNRTRQQEEMLGLQEEAPAEKPEEEDLRNEVLQFNTNCPECNAPAQTNMKLVQIPHFKEVIIMATNCENCGHRTNEVKSGGAVEPLGTRITLHITDASDMTRDLLKSETCSVEIPELEFELGMAVLGGKFTTLEGLPKDIRELVTKNPFTLGDSSNPGQTEGLQEFSQKMDQIIEGNMKAHFIMDDPAGNSYLQNVYAPEDDPEMKVERYKRTFDQNEELGLNDMKTEGYEAGLAPQR